In Candidatus Methylomirabilota bacterium, a genomic segment contains:
- a CDS encoding DUF1003 domain-containing protein: MGTTRTEKTNIEKIADLEAQHLSQRSMMERVGDRLVAVAGTGTFALVHVIWFAAWIVLNLGWLRGWAPALAPFDPYPFNLLTMVVSLEAIFITIGVMISQNRMTRLADRRAHLDLQINLLAEQESTATLRLLARIAERLGIEPEAATRQERAALEAETDVKELVTELEQKLP, from the coding sequence GTGGGGACGACGCGGACCGAGAAGACCAACATCGAGAAGATCGCCGATCTCGAGGCGCAGCACCTCAGCCAGCGCTCGATGATGGAGCGCGTGGGCGACCGGCTCGTCGCGGTCGCCGGGACCGGGACCTTCGCCCTGGTCCACGTCATCTGGTTCGCCGCCTGGATCGTGCTGAATCTCGGGTGGCTGCGAGGCTGGGCGCCGGCGCTCGCCCCGTTCGATCCCTATCCGTTCAACCTCCTCACCATGGTCGTCTCGCTCGAAGCGATCTTCATCACGATCGGTGTGATGATCAGCCAGAACCGGATGACGCGCCTCGCCGACCGGCGCGCCCACCTCGACCTCCAGATCAATCTCCTGGCCGAGCAGGAGTCCACCGCCACCCTGCGCCTTCTCGCCCGCATCGCGGAGCGGCTCGGGATCGAGCCCGAAGCAGCGACCCGGCAGGAGCGCGCCGCCCTCGAGGCGGAGACCGACGTCAAGGAGCTTGTCACCGAGCTGGAGCAGAAGCTCCCCTGA
- a CDS encoding amidohydrolase/deacetylase family metallohydrolase, whose translation MFDLVLKGGRVLDPSTRLDGVQDVAVQDGKIARIAADIPAGEAVRVIEVGGKLVTPGLIDLHAHVFEGVNRTGVNPDLGGVLSGVTTIVDAGSAGAATFAAFPRHILPHCHTEVIPFLHICQTGLATLPDIVSESSVNLDDTLKTLDQYKGLIHGIKARMVSPALEIMGMEMPRLAKRAAKESGTRLMVHIGDTERRYDPKVIHQLLPLLEKGDILTHYFTANPGGVLDANGKLVPEARDAAARGVWLDTAHGRMNFSFDVGRRCIDQGLLPHCISTDLTVPGRIHTVHSMVEIMTRFLGLGFTLAQVVTMSTENPAKAIGAEGRLGSLAVGRQADISVLELREGDWVVKDVVGASLRVQKAFVPFVTVKRGRVFQPDWGPRPWGWEPDRVLPAAPIRGGCCA comes from the coding sequence ATGTTCGATCTCGTGCTGAAGGGAGGCCGTGTCCTCGATCCGTCCACCCGGCTGGACGGCGTGCAAGACGTCGCGGTGCAAGACGGCAAGATCGCGCGCATCGCGGCCGACATCCCCGCGGGAGAGGCGGTGCGGGTCATCGAGGTCGGCGGCAAGCTCGTCACGCCCGGCCTCATCGATCTCCACGCCCACGTGTTCGAAGGAGTCAATCGCACCGGGGTGAACCCGGACCTGGGCGGCGTGCTCTCGGGCGTCACCACCATCGTGGACGCGGGCAGCGCGGGCGCGGCAACCTTCGCGGCGTTTCCTCGCCACATCCTGCCGCACTGCCATACCGAGGTGATCCCGTTCCTGCACATCTGCCAGACCGGGCTCGCCACGCTTCCCGACATCGTCTCGGAGTCGAGCGTGAACCTCGACGACACGCTCAAGACCCTCGATCAGTACAAGGGGCTCATCCACGGGATCAAGGCGCGCATGGTGTCGCCCGCCCTCGAGATCATGGGCATGGAGATGCCGAGGCTCGCCAAGCGCGCGGCCAAGGAAAGCGGCACGCGGCTCATGGTGCACATCGGCGACACCGAGAGGCGCTACGACCCCAAGGTCATTCACCAGCTCTTGCCGCTGCTCGAGAAGGGCGACATCCTCACCCACTACTTCACCGCGAATCCCGGCGGGGTGCTCGACGCCAACGGCAAGCTGGTGCCGGAGGCGCGGGACGCGGCGGCGCGCGGAGTCTGGCTCGACACCGCCCACGGGCGCATGAATTTCTCGTTCGACGTGGGACGACGGTGCATCGATCAGGGGCTGCTCCCGCACTGCATCAGCACCGATCTGACCGTGCCCGGACGCATCCACACCGTGCACAGCATGGTCGAGATCATGACGCGCTTCCTGGGCCTGGGCTTCACGCTGGCCCAGGTCGTCACCATGTCCACGGAGAACCCTGCCAAGGCCATCGGCGCCGAGGGGCGGCTCGGAAGCCTCGCGGTGGGCCGACAGGCCGATATCTCGGTGCTGGAGCTGCGCGAGGGCGACTGGGTGGTGAAGGATGTCGTCGGGGCGAGCCTCCGGGTCCAGAAGGCCTTCGTGCCGTTCGTGACAGTAAAGCGCGGGCGCGTGTTCCAGCCCGACTGGGGACCGCGCCCGTGGGGTTGGGAGCCCGACCGCGTGCTGCCCGCGGCGCCGATCCGAGGCGGATGCTGCGCATGA
- a CDS encoding protease inhibitor I42 family protein, which produces MTTWRSRPSPAGCARAAVAALLLGAGCATTPAAVSDRDLTVSEGTTFTVALDRRAGTGYGWMVDGEDAQTVTLVSRSIERDLATPGAPEREVFVFLARRSGTTTLHFTYARSWEAATMPPAEARAYRVQVIRC; this is translated from the coding sequence ATGACCACGTGGCGCTCCCGCCCGAGCCCGGCAGGGTGTGCTCGCGCCGCGGTCGCGGCCCTGCTGCTCGGCGCCGGGTGCGCCACGACCCCCGCCGCGGTGTCCGATCGCGATCTGACCGTCTCCGAGGGCACCACCTTCACGGTCGCCCTCGACCGTCGCGCCGGCACCGGCTACGGCTGGATGGTCGACGGCGAAGATGCCCAGACCGTGACGCTGGTCAGCCGATCGATCGAGCGCGACCTCGCGACGCCGGGCGCGCCCGAGCGCGAGGTGTTCGTCTTCCTCGCCCGGCGGTCGGGTACCACCACGCTCCACTTCACCTATGCCCGGTCGTGGGAGGCGGCGACGATGCCGCCGGCCGAGGCTCGGGCCTACCGCGTTCAAGTCATCCGCTGCTGA
- a CDS encoding ATP-binding protein: MRIRAHVLLLVVASVLPILVFAGVMAYVFWWQQRAAFEQSHLERVRALSIALDFRQNATLAALRAMADSRRLDTGALREFLDDSRDVVAAQRIWSAVVLADASGRRLLDTRPGVDSKGANLAAEPLFQLVQRTGRPAISPLVKAPGSEGDYTTCFAVPVTRGGVLRYVLIAEIDQAEWLRFMALYPVAPDATLTLLDQNGIIIARTLHNERWVGRPPSATLARKSRELPAATYQGPGLEGQWFYTAHSRTATSGWTVATGVPAERVEAQLRAALASVAAGGAAAALLAVVLALLLGRRIARPIAGLAELAGSFAREDTRVKPPPASRLREVDEVAGALAEASTRLERRAHERDEALRKERTARAEAEVANRAKDSFLAMLGHELRNPLSAIRAALGLLEVAGRDPQTAARAREVIGRQVNQLVTVVEELLDIARVTTGKMLLDRRPVDLGELAQQTVQSLRVAGRLIRHEVTVEAETAWLYGDPGRLTQVLTNLLVNALKYTPEGGRIEVRVASEADTVVLTVTDTGDGIPPALLERIFDLFVRGDQALGRTGSGLGIGLTLVRRLAELHGGSVQAASAGPGRGSAFTVRLPGIAAPAERQQPVEPIRSVRGPRRVLIVEDNADSRTMLHAMLELWGHEVHEAADGEHGLERAVAVRPDIALIDVGLPGLDGYELARQIRASVGGVHIFLVAVTGYGEPDDIRRARDAGFDSHLAKPVDVKTLAGILGAAGRQSDRAS, translated from the coding sequence GTGCGTATTCGCGCACACGTGCTGCTCCTCGTGGTGGCGTCGGTCCTTCCCATTCTGGTCTTCGCCGGCGTCATGGCCTACGTGTTCTGGTGGCAGCAGCGCGCGGCCTTCGAGCAGAGCCACCTCGAGCGGGTCCGCGCCCTCTCGATCGCCCTCGACTTCCGGCAGAACGCGACCCTTGCCGCTCTGCGCGCCATGGCCGATTCGCGCCGGCTCGACACCGGCGCTCTCCGCGAGTTCCTCGACGACTCGCGCGACGTCGTGGCGGCGCAGCGTATCTGGTCCGCGGTGGTGCTGGCCGACGCGTCGGGCCGGCGTCTCCTCGACACGCGCCCGGGCGTCGACAGCAAGGGGGCCAACCTCGCCGCCGAGCCCCTCTTCCAGCTCGTGCAGCGCACGGGCCGTCCCGCCATCTCGCCGCTCGTGAAGGCGCCGGGGTCGGAGGGTGACTACACCACCTGCTTCGCGGTGCCGGTGACCCGCGGCGGTGTCCTGCGCTACGTGCTGATCGCCGAGATCGACCAGGCGGAATGGCTGCGCTTCATGGCGCTCTACCCGGTGGCCCCCGACGCCACCCTCACGCTGCTCGACCAGAACGGCATCATCATTGCCCGCACCCTCCACAACGAGCGCTGGGTGGGCCGCCCGCCCTCCGCGACGCTGGCCCGCAAATCGCGCGAGCTGCCCGCGGCGACCTATCAGGGCCCGGGGCTCGAGGGCCAGTGGTTCTACACCGCCCACAGCCGCACCGCGACCTCGGGCTGGACGGTGGCCACCGGCGTGCCCGCCGAGAGGGTGGAGGCGCAGCTCCGCGCCGCGCTGGCGTCGGTGGCGGCGGGAGGGGCGGCGGCGGCGCTCCTCGCCGTCGTGCTCGCCCTCCTCCTCGGCCGGCGCATCGCGCGGCCCATCGCCGGACTCGCCGAGCTGGCGGGCTCGTTCGCCAGAGAGGACACGCGGGTCAAGCCGCCTCCCGCTTCGAGACTGCGCGAGGTCGACGAGGTGGCGGGTGCCCTCGCCGAGGCCTCCACCCGGCTCGAGCGGCGCGCGCACGAGCGGGACGAGGCGCTTCGCAAGGAGCGCACCGCGCGCGCCGAGGCGGAGGTGGCCAATCGCGCCAAGGACAGCTTCCTCGCCATGCTCGGCCACGAGCTGAGGAACCCGCTCTCCGCGATCCGGGCCGCCCTCGGCCTCCTCGAGGTCGCGGGCCGCGATCCCCAGACGGCGGCGCGGGCGCGCGAGGTGATCGGCCGCCAGGTCAATCAGCTCGTCACGGTGGTCGAGGAGCTGCTCGACATCGCGCGCGTGACGACGGGCAAGATGCTGCTGGACCGGCGGCCGGTGGACCTCGGCGAGCTGGCGCAGCAGACCGTGCAGAGCCTCCGGGTGGCCGGCCGCCTCATCCGGCATGAGGTCACCGTCGAGGCCGAGACCGCCTGGCTCTACGGCGATCCCGGGCGCCTCACCCAGGTTCTGACCAATCTCCTCGTCAACGCCCTCAAGTACACGCCGGAAGGCGGACGCATCGAGGTCCGCGTCGCGTCGGAGGCGGACACGGTCGTGCTCACGGTGACCGACACCGGCGACGGCATCCCGCCCGCGCTGCTCGAGCGCATCTTCGATCTCTTCGTCCGGGGCGATCAGGCGCTGGGCCGCACGGGGAGCGGGCTCGGCATCGGGCTCACGCTGGTGCGACGGCTCGCGGAGCTGCACGGAGGCTCGGTACAGGCGGCGAGCGCGGGGCCCGGGCGGGGAAGCGCGTTCACGGTGCGGCTGCCCGGCATCGCCGCCCCCGCCGAGCGCCAGCAACCGGTGGAGCCCATCCGGAGCGTGCGCGGCCCGCGGCGCGTGCTCATCGTGGAGGACAACGCGGACTCACGCACGATGCTGCACGCGATGCTCGAGCTGTGGGGCCACGAGGTGCACGAGGCGGCCGACGGAGAGCACGGCCTCGAGCGTGCGGTCGCGGTACGTCCGGATATCGCGTTGATCGACGTCGGATTGCCGGGGCTCGATGGCTACGAGCTGGCGCGGCAGATCCGCGCGAGCGTCGGAGGCGTGCACATCTTCCTGGTCGCGGTTACCGGCTACGGTGAGCCCGACGACATCCGCCGCGCCCGGGACGCCGGCTTCGACAGCCACCTCGCCAAGCCGGTGGACGTGAAGACCCTCGCCGGTATCCTGGGGGCGGCCGGTCGGCAGTCGGACCGCGCGTCCTAG
- a CDS encoding zinc-binding dehydrogenase gives MSAGGRVRAAVLVQPKTIELRDFPRPSVGPDDALLRIEACGICGSDYEQYEGHLPDTEDYKQYPVIPGHEPLGRIEEIGRAAKERWRVSVGDRVAVRSGYGCGRCEACRRFEPAACRTRGGTYGYTDVEKPPFLWGGYAEHMYLTSLSVVKQADPDLAPEVAVMFNPLAAGISWAGTVPATGPGDRVAILGAGQRGLCCVIAAREAGARKVVITGLARDAAKLALARELGADAAIDAEGGDVVAQVREALGGGAEVVVDTTPYAPRSLTDAVAIAVRRGRIVVAGLKGGRPTQALLADDVIYKELTIRGVLSMPVAETFKAVDIIGSRRYPFERLHSLSFPIEQAQDAILTLAGQMPGVNPIHLAIVPGAPRVSL, from the coding sequence ATGAGCGCGGGCGGGCGCGTGCGCGCGGCGGTGCTCGTCCAGCCGAAGACGATCGAGCTGCGTGACTTCCCGCGTCCGTCTGTCGGGCCAGACGACGCGTTGCTGCGTATCGAGGCCTGCGGGATCTGCGGCAGCGACTACGAGCAGTACGAGGGCCATCTCCCCGACACCGAGGATTACAAGCAATATCCGGTGATCCCGGGGCACGAGCCGCTGGGCCGCATCGAGGAGATCGGCCGCGCCGCGAAGGAGCGGTGGCGCGTGAGCGTGGGCGACCGCGTGGCCGTCCGATCCGGCTATGGCTGCGGGCGCTGCGAGGCCTGCCGGCGCTTCGAGCCGGCGGCGTGCCGCACGCGCGGCGGCACGTACGGCTACACCGACGTCGAGAAGCCCCCGTTCCTCTGGGGCGGCTATGCCGAGCACATGTACCTCACGTCCCTCTCCGTGGTGAAGCAGGCCGATCCCGATCTCGCTCCAGAGGTCGCGGTGATGTTCAACCCGCTGGCCGCGGGGATCTCGTGGGCCGGCACGGTGCCGGCGACGGGCCCCGGCGACCGCGTGGCCATCCTCGGGGCTGGCCAGCGCGGGCTCTGCTGCGTGATCGCGGCGAGGGAAGCAGGCGCCCGCAAGGTGGTCATCACCGGACTCGCGCGCGACGCGGCCAAGCTGGCGCTGGCGCGCGAGCTGGGAGCGGACGCGGCCATCGACGCGGAGGGCGGCGACGTGGTCGCCCAGGTGCGCGAGGCCCTCGGCGGCGGCGCCGAGGTGGTGGTGGACACCACACCCTACGCGCCGCGGTCGCTCACCGACGCCGTCGCCATTGCGGTGCGCCGCGGACGCATCGTGGTGGCCGGGCTCAAGGGCGGGCGGCCCACGCAGGCGCTGCTCGCCGACGACGTGATCTACAAGGAGCTGACCATTCGCGGCGTGCTCAGCATGCCCGTCGCCGAGACGTTCAAGGCCGTGGACATCATCGGCTCGCGGCGCTATCCCTTCGAGCGCCTGCACTCGCTCTCGTTCCCCATCGAGCAGGCGCAGGACGCCATCCTCACGCTCGCGGGCCAGATGCCGGGGGTGAACCCGATTCACCTCGCGATCGTGCCCGGCGCCCCGCGCGTGTCGCTCTGA
- a CDS encoding ABC transporter substrate-binding protein, with protein sequence MKLSRALAPVLVAILALTGAPPVGHRPAAAAEGTLTWGVHVTLAPTWFDPAETPGMITPFMVLYALHDAMVKPMPGQTQAPSLAESWTVSKDGLVYEFVLRKNARFHDGSPVTAEDVKFSFDRYRGAAAKGFKERVAAVETPDATHVRFRLKQPWPDFLTFYSSATGAGWIVPKKYVERVGDEGFKKAPIGAGPYKFVSFTPGVDLTLEAFDQYWRKPPSVKRFVFRVIPDEATRLAALKRGEVDIVYSVRGELAEELQRTPGLALKPAVIQASFWIYFPDQWDPKSPQHDRRVRQAIGLALDRNSINQALTLGHSRITNSIVPSTFEYFWQPPAAVYSVSRAKALLAEAGYANGFDAGDLSCDGSYANLAEAVANNLAAVGIRTRLRPLERAAFFSAYSDKKLRGGLIQAASGAFGNAATRLEAFVATGGTYVYGTYADLDGLFQEQATEIDRKRREATLHKMQQLLHDKAVYAPIWELAFLNGVGPRVGESGLGLINGHAYSAPYEDVTLKGK encoded by the coding sequence ATGAAGCTCTCCCGCGCGCTCGCTCCGGTCCTGGTCGCCATCCTCGCCCTCACCGGCGCCCCCCCGGTGGGCCACCGCCCCGCCGCGGCCGCCGAGGGCACCCTCACCTGGGGGGTGCACGTCACCCTGGCGCCGACCTGGTTCGACCCCGCCGAGACACCCGGCATGATCACGCCGTTCATGGTGCTCTACGCGCTCCATGACGCCATGGTGAAGCCCATGCCGGGGCAGACGCAGGCGCCGAGCCTGGCCGAATCGTGGACGGTCTCGAAGGACGGGCTCGTGTACGAGTTCGTCCTCCGCAAGAACGCCCGCTTCCACGACGGTTCCCCGGTCACCGCCGAAGACGTCAAGTTCTCGTTCGACCGCTATCGCGGCGCGGCCGCCAAGGGCTTCAAGGAGCGCGTCGCGGCCGTGGAGACGCCCGACGCCACCCATGTCCGGTTCCGCCTGAAGCAGCCCTGGCCGGACTTTCTGACCTTCTACTCGAGCGCCACCGGAGCGGGCTGGATCGTGCCGAAGAAGTACGTGGAGCGCGTGGGCGACGAGGGGTTCAAGAAGGCGCCCATCGGCGCCGGGCCCTACAAGTTCGTGTCCTTCACCCCCGGGGTGGACCTGACGCTCGAGGCCTTCGATCAGTACTGGCGCAAGCCCCCCAGCGTCAAGCGATTCGTCTTCCGCGTCATTCCCGACGAGGCCACGCGGCTGGCCGCGCTCAAGCGCGGCGAGGTCGACATCGTCTATTCGGTGCGCGGCGAGCTGGCCGAGGAGCTCCAGCGCACGCCGGGCCTCGCCCTCAAGCCGGCGGTGATCCAGGCCTCGTTCTGGATCTATTTCCCCGACCAGTGGGATCCCAAGTCCCCCCAGCACGACCGCCGCGTCCGGCAGGCGATCGGCCTCGCGCTGGACCGCAATTCCATCAACCAGGCGCTCACCCTCGGGCACTCGCGCATCACCAACAGCATCGTCCCCAGCACGTTCGAGTACTTCTGGCAGCCCCCGGCCGCCGTCTACTCGGTGTCGCGCGCGAAAGCCCTCCTCGCCGAGGCCGGCTACGCCAACGGCTTCGACGCCGGGGATCTGTCGTGTGACGGCTCCTACGCGAATCTCGCCGAGGCCGTCGCCAACAATCTGGCCGCGGTCGGCATCCGCACGCGACTCCGCCCGCTCGAGCGCGCGGCGTTCTTCAGCGCATATTCCGACAAGAAGCTCCGGGGCGGGCTCATCCAGGCGGCGAGCGGCGCCTTCGGCAACGCGGCCACGCGCCTGGAGGCCTTCGTGGCCACGGGTGGCACGTACGTCTACGGGACGTACGCCGATCTCGACGGCCTCTTCCAGGAGCAGGCCACCGAGATCGACCGCAAGCGCCGCGAGGCGACGCTCCACAAGATGCAGCAGCTGCTGCACGACAAGGCGGTCTACGCGCCGATCTGGGAGCTGGCCTTCCTGAACGGCGTCGGCCCGCGGGTGGGCGAGTCGGGGCTCGGCCTCATCAACGGGCACGCCTACTCGGCGCCGTACGAGGACGTCACCCTGAAGGGGAAGTAG
- a CDS encoding DUF892 family protein, which translates to MHKEQIAELLYQAYETEQGGEKIYETALKCAENEELREEWEEYLEQTREHIEIVREAMEAFGLNPEVETPGRLVVRHIGASLVQAMETALDSGIPGAAQIVATECVVLAETKDHLNWELIGMCGDKLKGDEGKALKEAHGKVEDQEDEHLYHTTGWCRELWIDSLGMPAQLPPPEEAKDVKTAIGAARAKASRKAKSKKS; encoded by the coding sequence ATGCACAAGGAGCAGATCGCGGAGCTGCTGTATCAGGCCTACGAGACGGAGCAGGGCGGCGAGAAGATCTACGAGACCGCGCTCAAGTGCGCCGAGAACGAAGAGCTGCGCGAGGAGTGGGAGGAATACCTCGAGCAGACGCGCGAGCACATCGAGATCGTCCGCGAGGCGATGGAGGCCTTCGGGCTCAATCCGGAGGTGGAAACACCCGGCCGGCTCGTCGTCCGCCATATCGGCGCCTCACTGGTGCAGGCCATGGAGACGGCGCTCGACTCGGGCATTCCCGGCGCCGCCCAGATCGTGGCGACCGAGTGCGTCGTGCTCGCCGAGACTAAGGATCACCTGAACTGGGAGCTCATCGGTATGTGCGGCGACAAGCTCAAGGGGGATGAGGGGAAGGCGCTCAAGGAAGCTCACGGGAAGGTCGAGGACCAGGAGGACGAGCACCTCTACCACACCACCGGCTGGTGCCGCGAACTCTGGATCGACTCGCTCGGAATGCCCGCCCAGCTGCCGCCCCCCGAGGAAGCGAAGGACGTGAAGACCGCCATCGGCGCCGCGCGCGCCAAGGCCTCACGCAAGGCCAAGAGCAAGAAGAGCTAG